The Cucumis melo cultivar AY chromosome 6, USDA_Cmelo_AY_1.0, whole genome shotgun sequence genome includes a region encoding these proteins:
- the LOC103483598 gene encoding serine/threonine-protein phosphatase PP1 isozyme 3, protein MESATLNRIINRLVEIGTRSGKQVLLSEAEITQLCMASREIFLRQPNLLEIDAPIYICGDIHGQFSDLLRLLEFGGFPPHSNYLFLGDYVDRGKQSIETICLLLAYKIKYPENFFLLRGNHECASVNRIYGFYDECKRRFNVKLWKIFTDCFNCLPVAALVDEKILCMHGGLSPHLDRLDQIRNLKRPADVPESGLLCDLLWSDPSVNTRGWGPNERGVSYTFGADRVAEFLRKHDLDLICRAHQVVEDGYEFFANRQLVTLFSAPNYCGEFDNAAAMMHVDSNLMCSFQILKPPEKKPKFGFGSISSGRYGGTKKVKSFLGSIG, encoded by the exons ATGGAATCTGCTACCCTTAATAGAATAATTAATAGGTTGGTTGAAATCGGGACCAGATCGGGGAAGCAGGTGCTGCTTTCTGAGGCTGAAATTACCCAACTATGCATGGCTTCCAGAGAAATTTTCTTAAGGCAACCTAATCTTTTGGAAATTGATGCACCTATCTATATCTGCG GGGATATCCATGGCCAGTTTTCTGATCTTCTAAGACTTCTCGAATTTGGTGGATTTCCTCCTCATTCGAACTACTTGTTCTTGGGGGACTATGTGGATCGAGGAAAGCAGAGCATAGAAACGATCTGCCTCCTCCTTGCATATAAAATAAAGTATCCTGAAAACTTCTTCCTTTTGAGGGGAAACCACGAATGTGCATCTGTAAACCGTATTTATGGTTTTTATGATGAATGTAAACGTAGGTTCAATGTCAAACTGTGGAAAATATTCACGGACTGTTTCAACTGTTTACCTGTGGCTGCTCTAGTTGATGAAAAGATACTGTGTATGCATGGTGGGTTATCTCCTCACCTTGACAGGTTAGATCAGATTAGGAATTTAAAGCGCCCTGCCGATGTTCCAGAATCAGGTTTACTCTGTGATCTTCTTTGGTCTGATCCAAGTGTAAACACACGTGGCTGGGGACCGAATGAACGAGGGGTTTCATACACCTTTGGTGCAGATCGAGTAGCAGAGTTTCTTCGAAAACATGATCTTGATTTGATTTGTAGAGCTCACCAG GTCGTGGAGGATGGGTACGAGTTTTTTGCAAATAGACAACTTGTAACTTTGTTTTCTGCTCCAAACTATTGTGGAGAGTTTGACAATGCAGCTGCAATGATGCATGTGGATTCAAATTTAATGTGCTCTTTCCAAATACTAAAACCACCTGAAAAAAAGCCAAAGTTTGGGTTTGGCAGCATCTCGTCGGGGCGATATGGTGGTACAAAAAAAGTAAAG TCGTTTCTTGGCTCAATCGGGTGA